One genomic region from Glaciimonas sp. PAMC28666 encodes:
- the frc gene encoding formyl-CoA transferase, which produces MSKALDGVRILDFTHVQSGPTCTQLLAWFGADVIKVERAGEGDATRGQLRDIPGADSLYFTMLNHNKRSVTLDTKKPKGKEVLEKLIKTCDVLVENFAPNALDRMGFTWERIQELNPRMIVASVKGFGPGPYEDCKVYENVAQCAGGSASTTGFDDGPPMVTGAQIGDSGTGLHLALGIIAALYQRNTTGRGQKVLTAMQDSVLNLCRVKLRDQQRLEKTGVMKEYPQYPDQPFGDAVPRAGNASGGGQPGSILKCKGWETDPNAYIYFITQGAVWPSVCKLIGEEEWITDEAYATPAARLLHLKPIFARIEQWTMTKDKFEAMEILNKYDIPCGPILSMREIANEPSLRATGTIVEVDHPTRGKYLTVGNPIKMSDSSTEVTRSPLLGEHTDDVIGQLGYSKDEIAALREEGVI; this is translated from the coding sequence ATGAGTAAAGCATTAGATGGTGTCCGCATTCTTGATTTTACACACGTTCAGTCAGGTCCGACCTGCACGCAGTTGCTCGCCTGGTTCGGCGCGGACGTGATCAAGGTCGAGCGTGCTGGAGAAGGGGACGCCACACGTGGACAGCTGAGAGATATTCCCGGCGCGGACAGCCTGTACTTCACAATGCTTAATCACAATAAACGCTCGGTCACGCTGGACACCAAGAAACCTAAAGGTAAGGAAGTCCTCGAAAAGTTGATCAAGACCTGCGATGTGCTGGTCGAGAATTTTGCACCGAACGCGTTAGACCGCATGGGTTTCACATGGGAGCGGATTCAAGAACTCAATCCGCGCATGATCGTCGCGTCTGTAAAGGGTTTCGGTCCGGGTCCCTACGAAGACTGTAAAGTCTACGAGAACGTTGCCCAATGCGCGGGTGGTTCGGCTTCGACTACCGGTTTCGATGATGGCCCACCAATGGTCACAGGCGCCCAGATCGGTGACAGCGGCACCGGTTTGCACCTGGCACTGGGAATTATTGCAGCGCTCTACCAGCGCAACACAACAGGACGCGGACAAAAGGTTCTGACAGCGATGCAGGACAGCGTGCTCAACCTTTGTCGCGTTAAGTTGCGCGATCAACAGCGGCTTGAGAAAACCGGCGTCATGAAGGAATATCCTCAATATCCTGATCAACCGTTTGGCGATGCGGTGCCACGCGCTGGTAATGCTTCGGGCGGCGGTCAACCTGGCTCCATCCTAAAGTGTAAGGGCTGGGAAACCGACCCCAACGCTTACATTTATTTCATCACGCAGGGAGCCGTCTGGCCTTCGGTGTGCAAATTGATCGGTGAGGAAGAATGGATCACCGACGAGGCATATGCCACGCCAGCTGCGCGTCTGTTGCACCTCAAGCCTATCTTTGCGCGCATTGAGCAATGGACCATGACCAAGGATAAATTTGAGGCGATGGAGATTCTGAACAAATACGATATTCCGTGCGGACCGATTTTATCGATGAGAGAAATCGCGAACGAGCCATCTTTGCGCGCGACCGGCACCATTGTCGAGGTTGATCATCCGACTCGCGGCAAGTATTTAACGGTTGGAAATCCAATCAAAATGTCGGATAGCAGCACCGAAGTGACGCGTTCGCCGCTCTTGGGCGAGCACACCGATGACGTGATCGGACAGTTGGGATATAGCAAGGATGAGATCGCGGCGTTGCGCGAAGAAGGTGTCATTTAA
- a CDS encoding Crp/Fnr family transcriptional regulator gives MTSVDNHLERNVIRVQLKQNVVLKYLNESEIMELEPHLAVTEFQKGDFLLHQGVHEMEQYFVLDGILKRVVANHQGKEMILRFAHGGDMETSYAAWRLKTPTPYSIVCVTKVRVVKLPLPLWVDFIENHIQVKQAFEHEVMRLMSEVMAHTITLHLLDAPGRVHRFRRKYVDLFDLIPKKELASYLNISPETLSRLKHQGKI, from the coding sequence ATGACTTCAGTCGATAATCATCTCGAACGCAATGTCATCCGCGTCCAGCTCAAGCAGAACGTCGTTTTGAAGTATCTCAATGAATCTGAAATCATGGAGCTGGAACCCCATCTGGCGGTGACCGAGTTTCAGAAAGGCGATTTTTTGCTGCATCAGGGTGTGCACGAAATGGAGCAGTATTTCGTCCTGGATGGCATTTTGAAGCGCGTGGTCGCCAACCACCAGGGTAAGGAGATGATCCTGCGTTTCGCCCATGGCGGCGATATGGAAACCAGCTATGCGGCCTGGCGCCTTAAGACACCCACGCCGTATAGTATCGTCTGCGTCACCAAGGTGCGGGTGGTGAAGCTGCCGCTGCCGCTATGGGTAGATTTCATCGAGAACCATATACAGGTCAAACAAGCGTTTGAGCATGAAGTAATGCGCCTGATGAGCGAGGTAATGGCGCATACGATCACGCTTCACTTGCTTGATGCGCCAGGGCGCGTGCATCGCTTCCGACGAAAATATGTCGATCTGTTTGATCTCATTCCCAAGAAGGAACTTGCTTCCTATCTTAATATTTCACCGGAAACACTTTCAAGATTAAAGCATCAAGGGAAGATTTGA
- the oxlT gene encoding oxalate/formate MFS antiporter, whose amino-acid sequence MNDHRQVSLDSDAHNGMLSNRWVQLVFGIICMGLVANLQYAWTLFVSPIEAKNHWGLSAIQLSFSIFILVETWLVPIEGWLVDKFGPRPVIAAGAIFAAAGWVIDAHATTLTELYIAAVIAGIGAGCVYGTCVGNALKWFPDKRGLAAGLTAAGFGAGAAVTVIPIANMIQSAGYQAAFQFFGIFQGIFIFILALLMVRPTAPKGVKVAPRLVTTKVDYPTGKMLKTPVFWLIYGLFVAVAAGGLMATAQLGPIAKDYGLAKLPISILGLTLPLLTMTLSIDNLCNGFTRPLCGFISDRIGRENTMFIVFLGEGLSMLGLMKFGHDPIAFMTFAALVFLFWGEIFSIFPAICADTFGVKFAAGNAGTLYTAKGTASLLVPLASVLSAGGNWDRVFIVAACITIAAAIAAKFLLAPIRRRFIESANAEHAISTDAVAGRTGPRHAAEPESWRDTEARDSQKTASITKATP is encoded by the coding sequence ATGAACGACCATCGTCAAGTCTCACTTGACAGCGATGCCCATAACGGAATGTTGAGTAATCGGTGGGTCCAGCTTGTTTTTGGGATTATCTGTATGGGCTTGGTGGCCAATCTTCAATATGCCTGGACGCTGTTTGTGAGTCCGATTGAGGCTAAGAATCATTGGGGTCTGTCGGCGATCCAGTTATCGTTCTCCATTTTTATCCTGGTCGAAACATGGCTGGTGCCGATTGAGGGCTGGCTAGTGGATAAGTTTGGACCGCGTCCGGTTATTGCTGCAGGTGCGATATTCGCTGCAGCGGGATGGGTGATCGATGCGCACGCAACGACGCTGACCGAACTCTACATTGCTGCAGTGATCGCCGGAATTGGCGCCGGCTGCGTGTATGGCACTTGCGTCGGGAATGCGTTGAAATGGTTCCCGGACAAGCGCGGTCTGGCGGCGGGTTTAACCGCGGCAGGATTTGGGGCCGGGGCAGCAGTCACCGTTATCCCTATTGCGAACATGATTCAAAGTGCCGGATATCAGGCGGCGTTTCAGTTTTTCGGTATATTTCAAGGCATATTTATTTTTATTCTGGCGTTGTTGATGGTCAGACCAACGGCGCCCAAAGGGGTCAAGGTCGCGCCACGACTGGTCACTACCAAGGTGGATTACCCGACCGGAAAAATGCTTAAGACGCCGGTGTTCTGGTTGATTTATGGCCTGTTCGTGGCGGTCGCCGCAGGGGGGCTGATGGCGACTGCGCAACTGGGTCCGATTGCCAAAGATTACGGCCTGGCGAAGTTGCCGATATCGATATTAGGACTGACGCTGCCGCTGTTGACGATGACGTTGTCAATCGACAATCTGTGTAACGGTTTTACGCGTCCTTTGTGTGGCTTTATCTCGGACCGGATCGGCCGGGAAAATACGATGTTCATCGTCTTCCTCGGCGAAGGCCTGTCGATGCTGGGACTCATGAAGTTTGGCCATGACCCGATTGCTTTCATGACATTCGCCGCATTAGTCTTTCTGTTCTGGGGTGAAATATTTTCGATATTTCCTGCGATTTGTGCGGATACGTTTGGCGTTAAATTTGCGGCAGGTAACGCTGGCACTCTCTATACAGCGAAAGGAACGGCTTCTTTGCTGGTTCCGTTGGCATCGGTGCTATCGGCAGGCGGCAACTGGGACCGGGTGTTTATCGTTGCAGCCTGTATTACGATCGCTGCCGCGATTGCTGCGAAATTTTTATTGGCACCGATTCGCAGACGATTTATTGAAAGTGCCAATGCCGAACATGCGATTAGCACCGACGCAGTCGCGGGCCGGACGGGGCCACGGCATGCCGCGGAACCAGAAAGTTGGCGTGATACCGAAGCGCGGGATAGTCAAAAAACGGCTTCAATCACTAAAGCTACCCCTTAG
- a CDS encoding fumarylacetoacetate hydrolase family protein, with translation MIQRWIRFFHADAIGFGLLEGNQIRVYEGDMFNHPVSSERVLALRDVKLLMPTQPSKIIAMWNNFRALGQKLNLAIPEEPLYLIKAPNSYLNPAETIQNPSCGGKVVFEGELGIVIGKLCKSVSVTEAMNYVFGLTCANDVTVADILQRDPSFTQWVRAKGFDTFCPFGPVIATGLDPRTLIVKTTLNGDVRQEYPVSDMLFSVEQLVSLISQDMSLMPGDIILCGTSVGVGSMRSGSTVDIDIAGIGTLSNRFE, from the coding sequence ATGATACAACGCTGGATTCGTTTTTTTCACGCTGATGCTATCGGCTTCGGGTTGCTCGAAGGAAACCAGATTCGGGTATATGAGGGCGACATGTTCAATCATCCTGTGTCTTCAGAGCGCGTGCTCGCACTGCGTGATGTCAAGCTGTTGATGCCAACACAGCCAAGCAAGATTATTGCGATGTGGAATAATTTCCGGGCACTTGGGCAGAAGTTAAATTTGGCGATTCCTGAGGAGCCCTTGTATCTGATCAAGGCACCGAATTCCTACCTCAATCCCGCAGAAACGATTCAAAACCCGTCGTGCGGCGGCAAGGTTGTATTTGAAGGTGAGTTGGGAATCGTCATCGGCAAATTATGTAAATCGGTGTCGGTCACCGAAGCCATGAATTATGTGTTTGGGTTGACCTGTGCCAATGACGTAACGGTCGCTGACATATTGCAGCGTGACCCTTCGTTTACACAATGGGTGCGCGCCAAAGGCTTCGACACATTTTGCCCGTTTGGTCCCGTCATTGCCACCGGACTGGATCCTCGTACGCTGATCGTAAAGACTACGCTCAACGGAGACGTGCGTCAGGAATACCCAGTTAGCGACATGCTATTTTCTGTTGAGCAGCTGGTCAGCCTCATTTCTCAGGATATGAGTCTCATGCCAGGTGACATCATCCTGTGTGGCACCTCGGTAGGAGTCGGGTCGATGAGGTCCGGCAGTACCGTCGACATCGATATCGCAGGTATTGGCACACTAAGTAACCGTTTCGAATAG
- a CDS encoding 2-dehydropantoate 2-reductase, which produces MKIAIVGAGAIGGYVGVKLALAGEQVTFMVRGANLDAIRANGMKLIMADGTEHVARNVKASNDYAETGPQDIVILAMKAHQLESVANDVPRLFGPDTVVVTMQNGIPYWYFHQHGGALEGNCVRSVDPSGIIGEKIRAHRVIGCVVYPASELIAPGVVRHVEGDRFPVGELDGSVSARVTRVSERFSNAGFKAPVLENIRSEIWLKLWGNLTFNPISALSHSTLLDICQYPLSRELAANMMREAQAIANKLGIEFRVSLEKRIAGAEKVGKHKTSMLQDMEAGRAVEIDALVGSVVELGRLTDTPTPHIDTVYTLVKLLGKSIQEEAGYLRIQKAA; this is translated from the coding sequence ATGAAAATTGCGATTGTAGGTGCCGGTGCAATAGGCGGTTATGTCGGTGTGAAGTTGGCCTTGGCGGGGGAGCAGGTAACGTTCATGGTGCGCGGCGCGAATCTGGATGCGATCCGTGCCAACGGCATGAAGCTCATCATGGCTGATGGCACCGAGCATGTTGCGCGTAACGTTAAGGCAAGCAACGACTATGCCGAAACGGGTCCGCAGGATATCGTCATCCTGGCAATGAAAGCGCATCAGCTGGAATCGGTCGCCAATGATGTCCCTAGGTTATTCGGGCCGGACACCGTCGTGGTTACCATGCAAAACGGCATTCCTTACTGGTATTTTCATCAGCACGGAGGGGCCCTGGAGGGCAATTGCGTACGCAGCGTCGATCCAAGTGGCATCATCGGCGAAAAAATTCGTGCCCACCGAGTCATCGGTTGCGTGGTATATCCGGCCTCCGAACTGATTGCGCCGGGTGTGGTGAGACACGTCGAGGGCGACCGCTTCCCGGTAGGTGAACTGGATGGGTCTGTCAGCGCCCGGGTTACGCGCGTCTCCGAACGCTTCTCCAATGCCGGATTCAAAGCACCGGTGCTGGAGAATATTCGGTCCGAAATCTGGCTCAAATTGTGGGGCAACCTGACGTTCAATCCGATCAGCGCGTTATCGCATTCGACTTTGCTCGATATCTGTCAATACCCGTTATCGCGTGAACTGGCTGCGAACATGATGCGCGAAGCACAAGCGATTGCCAACAAGCTCGGGATAGAGTTCCGCGTCAGTCTGGAAAAGCGTATCGCCGGAGCAGAAAAGGTGGGCAAGCACAAAACCTCGATGTTGCAGGATATGGAGGCGGGGCGGGCGGTTGAGATTGATGCGCTGGTGGGATCGGTGGTCGAACTCGGACGCCTGACCGATACGCCCACGCCGCATATCGATACGGTCTACACGCTGGTAAAGCTGCTAGGGAAATCTATCCAGGAAGAGGCTGGTTACCTGCGGATACAAAAAGCTGCCTGA
- a CDS encoding PAS domain S-box protein, with translation MHASIDFEQLVTVVGDAVVVCDAGGAITLWNPASERIFGFTESEALGQSLDLIIPERQRQRHWDGYHKTMHTGETRYGHDILRVPALHKEGHPLSIAFTVAILYSPEKTVTAIVAIIRDETARFSEERALRKRITELENKGS, from the coding sequence ATGCATGCAAGCATTGATTTCGAGCAGCTGGTAACGGTCGTCGGAGATGCCGTCGTCGTCTGCGACGCCGGCGGCGCCATCACACTATGGAATCCGGCATCCGAACGCATATTCGGTTTTACCGAAAGCGAGGCACTCGGCCAGTCACTGGATCTGATTATTCCCGAGCGTCAGCGGCAGCGACATTGGGACGGTTATCACAAGACCATGCACACTGGAGAAACCCGTTACGGTCACGACATTCTCCGAGTGCCAGCGCTGCACAAAGAAGGACATCCCTTATCGATTGCGTTCACCGTCGCCATCCTTTATTCACCCGAGAAAACCGTGACGGCGATCGTTGCCATTATCCGTGATGAGACCGCACGTTTTTCCGAAGAACGCGCCTTGCGCAAACGCATCACAGAGCTTGAAAATAAAGGGAGTTAA
- the frc gene encoding formyl-CoA transferase: protein MSKPLAGIKIIDFTHVQAGPACTQMLAWFGADVIKVERPGSGDVTRSQLRDIPDVDALYFTMLNSNKKSLTLDTKKPEGKEVLEKLIRESDVLVENFGPGALDRMGFTWERINELNPKMIVASVKGFSDGHHYEDLKVYENVAQCAGGAASTTGFWDGPPTVSSAALGDTNTGMHLAIGILTALIGRGKTGKGQKVAVSMQDSVLNLCRVKLRDQQRLDRIGYLEEYPQYPHGKFTDVVPRGGNAGGGGQPGWVLKCKGWETDPNAYIYFTIQGHAWAPICKALGKEEWIEDKAYNTATARQDKIFDIFAVIEEWLKDKTKFEAVDILRKFDIPCSPVMSMKEIAADPSLRASGTITEVDHKERGKYLTVGSPIKFSDTTVEITGSPLLGEHTDEVLASLGYNPEQVAALHSAQAV, encoded by the coding sequence ATGAGCAAGCCACTAGCGGGAATCAAAATCATCGACTTCACCCACGTGCAAGCCGGACCTGCCTGTACCCAGATGCTGGCCTGGTTTGGTGCCGACGTCATCAAGGTCGAGCGGCCCGGTTCGGGCGACGTTACCCGCAGTCAGTTGCGTGACATTCCGGACGTCGATGCACTGTATTTCACGATGTTAAACAGCAATAAAAAATCACTGACGCTGGACACCAAGAAGCCTGAAGGCAAGGAAGTACTGGAGAAGTTGATTCGTGAATCCGATGTTCTGGTCGAGAACTTCGGACCCGGTGCGCTGGACCGCATGGGGTTCACCTGGGAACGCATCAATGAACTCAATCCTAAGATGATCGTCGCTTCGGTCAAAGGCTTTAGCGATGGCCACCATTATGAAGACCTGAAAGTCTACGAGAACGTGGCCCAATGCGCCGGCGGCGCGGCCTCCACGACCGGTTTCTGGGATGGTCCGCCGACGGTCAGTTCCGCTGCGCTGGGCGACACCAATACCGGTATGCATCTGGCCATCGGCATTCTCACCGCCCTGATCGGTCGCGGAAAAACCGGTAAAGGTCAGAAGGTTGCCGTGTCGATGCAGGACAGTGTCCTGAATCTGTGCCGCGTCAAGCTGCGCGATCAACAGCGGCTCGACCGGATCGGCTATCTGGAAGAGTATCCACAATATCCGCATGGCAAATTCACCGATGTCGTGCCACGCGGCGGCAACGCTGGCGGTGGTGGGCAACCAGGCTGGGTACTCAAATGCAAGGGCTGGGAAACCGATCCGAACGCCTATATCTACTTCACCATCCAGGGCCATGCATGGGCACCGATCTGCAAGGCGCTGGGCAAGGAAGAATGGATTGAGGACAAAGCCTACAACACTGCCACCGCACGGCAGGACAAGATCTTCGACATCTTTGCCGTCATCGAAGAATGGCTCAAAGATAAAACCAAGTTCGAAGCGGTGGACATTCTGCGCAAATTCGACATTCCCTGCTCACCGGTGATGTCGATGAAGGAAATCGCCGCCGATCCGTCCCTGCGTGCCAGTGGCACCATTACCGAAGTCGATCACAAGGAACGCGGTAAATACCTCACCGTCGGCAGCCCGATCAAGTTCTCGGATACCACGGTCGAAATTACCGGTTCGCCATTGTTGGGAGAGCATACCGACGAAGTGCTGGCGAGTCTGGGTTACAACCCCGAGCAAGTAGCGGCCCTGCACTCGGCTCAGGCAGTGTAA
- the oxc gene encoding oxalyl-CoA decarboxylase — MKNDIQSESAALLTPAGALTDGFHLVIDALKHNDIDTIFGLVGIPITDLARLAQAEGMRFIGFRHEQNAGNAAAVAGYMTQKPGICLTVSAPGFLNGLTALANATVNCFPMILISGSSEREIVDLQQGDYEEMDQLNAAKPYAKAAYRINKAEDIGIGIARAIRAAVSGRPGGVYLDLPAQLLGQSLDAERGKKSLVRVVDPVPRQLPAPESVQRALELLKSAKRPLILLGKGAAYAQADADIRAFVEQSGIPYLPMSMAKGLLPDTHPQSAAAARSFVLAEADVVILIGARLNWLLSHGKGKTWGGPKQFIQIDISPTEIDSNVAIAAPLIGDIGSCVAALLSGIGSGFPKPSVDWTGAIMERRQKNLSKMAATLDQNPSPMNFHSALRAIRDVLRTRPDINVVNEGANTLDYARSIIDMYEPRKRFDSGTWGIMGIGMGYAIGAAVTSGLPVVAIEGDSAFGFSGMELETICRYELPIVVIVFNNNGVYRGTDINPTGGKDVAPTVFVKGARYDKMMEAFGGIGYNVTTPAEMTEALAAAIASGKPALINAVIDESAGTESGRLTNLNPQSSATKK, encoded by the coding sequence ATGAAAAACGACATTCAATCCGAATCTGCCGCCTTGCTCACGCCAGCAGGCGCGCTGACCGACGGCTTTCATCTGGTCATTGATGCGCTCAAGCACAATGACATTGACACCATCTTCGGTCTGGTCGGCATTCCGATCACCGATCTGGCACGTCTGGCGCAGGCCGAAGGGATGCGTTTCATCGGGTTTCGGCATGAACAAAATGCGGGCAATGCCGCCGCTGTGGCCGGTTACATGACCCAAAAGCCGGGGATTTGCCTGACCGTGTCGGCACCCGGTTTTTTGAACGGTCTGACCGCGCTGGCCAATGCCACCGTCAACTGCTTTCCGATGATCCTCATCAGTGGCTCCAGCGAACGCGAAATCGTCGATTTGCAACAGGGCGATTACGAAGAGATGGACCAACTTAATGCGGCCAAGCCGTACGCCAAGGCGGCCTACCGCATTAACAAGGCCGAAGATATTGGGATCGGTATTGCGCGGGCGATTCGCGCGGCCGTCTCCGGTCGTCCGGGCGGTGTCTATCTGGACTTGCCAGCCCAATTACTGGGCCAGTCGCTGGATGCCGAGCGCGGTAAAAAATCGCTGGTGCGGGTGGTCGATCCGGTCCCGCGTCAACTGCCTGCGCCGGAATCGGTCCAGCGTGCGCTCGAGCTGCTCAAAAGCGCCAAACGTCCGCTGATCCTGCTGGGCAAAGGCGCTGCTTACGCGCAGGCCGATGCTGATATCCGGGCCTTCGTCGAACAATCGGGGATCCCGTATCTGCCGATGTCAATGGCAAAAGGTCTGCTGCCCGACACCCATCCGCAATCGGCGGCAGCGGCGCGCTCTTTCGTGCTGGCCGAAGCCGATGTCGTGATCCTGATCGGTGCCCGCCTGAACTGGCTGCTCTCGCATGGCAAGGGCAAGACATGGGGCGGACCGAAGCAGTTCATCCAGATCGATATCTCGCCGACCGAAATCGACAGCAACGTGGCGATTGCAGCCCCGCTGATCGGTGATATCGGTTCGTGTGTAGCGGCCTTGCTAAGCGGCATCGGTTCCGGCTTTCCCAAGCCAAGCGTCGACTGGACTGGCGCAATCATGGAACGCAGACAGAAGAATCTGAGCAAGATGGCAGCCACGCTGGACCAAAATCCGTCGCCGATGAATTTCCATAGCGCACTGCGGGCGATCCGCGATGTACTCAGGACACGCCCCGATATTAACGTCGTCAATGAAGGCGCCAACACCCTCGATTACGCGCGCAGCATTATCGACATGTATGAACCGCGCAAGCGTTTCGACTCCGGCACCTGGGGCATCATGGGCATCGGGATGGGCTATGCCATCGGCGCGGCGGTCACCAGCGGCTTGCCAGTGGTGGCCATCGAAGGCGATAGTGCGTTCGGCTTCAGCGGCATGGAACTCGAAACCATCTGTCGCTACGAGCTCCCCATCGTGGTCATTGTCTTCAACAACAACGGCGTCTATCGCGGTACCGATATCAACCCGACCGGCGGCAAAGATGTCGCACCGACCGTGTTTGTCAAAGGCGCGCGCTACGACAAGATGATGGAAGCCTTCGGCGGCATCGGCTATAACGTTACCACCCCGGCAGAAATGACCGAGGCACTGGCCGCGGCCATCGCCAGCGGCAAACCGGCCCTCATCAACGCCGTCATCGACGAATCAGCGGGAACCGAAAGCGGTCGTTTGACCAATCTCAATCCGCAAAGCAGCGCGACTAAAAAGTAA